One part of the Panthera leo isolate Ple1 chromosome D4, P.leo_Ple1_pat1.1, whole genome shotgun sequence genome encodes these proteins:
- the SOHLH1 gene encoding spermatogenesis- and oogenesis-specific basic helix-loop-helix-containing protein 1 isoform X1 gives MASRGAEPGAGGCGGSSPSSAQGCREDKAPERAGSGLPRNVLSERERRKRISVSCERLRALLPRFDGRREDMASVLEMSVQFLRLAGDLVPSQEPPAAALAPSKETWHRWQRDVLQLALSSPTSAGAPDSGMAAPGVTVPQAATAGVAEGEAPLGAAEVLDGPPALPEPCSLVTRPPDPSPSKALRSPPPWPPRSWQPPSPLVSKEVQSCRGQAGPLMEGADSAMTLDTRSASGCDVEDGASFLLSASPDWWLGSLEGRGASVPSRSMARSGLLDRAEPSFLTDVGPGSQELPDGPLEPWGSDAGCPSLALRDEVDSIFPDFFPC, from the exons ATGGCGTCCCGGGGAGCTGAGCCAGGCGCTGGGGGGTGCGG CGGCTCTTCCCCATCCAGTGCCCAGGGCTGCCGCGAAGACAAGGCGCCCGAGCGTGCGGGCTCTGGCCTCCCGCGGAACGTGCTCAGCGAGCGGGAGCGCAG GAAGCGGATCTCTGTGAGCTGCGAGCGCCTGCGGGCCCTGCTGCCCCGCTTTGATGGCCGGCGGGAGGACATGGCCTCGGTCCTGGAGATGTCGGTGCAGTTCCTGCGGCTGGCCGGCGACCTGGTGCCCAGCCAGGAGCCGCCCGCCGCC GCTCTCGCTCCGTCCAAGGAGACGTGGCACAGGTGGCAGAGGGACGTTTTGCAGCTGGCCCTGTCAAGTCCGACCTCAGCAGGGGCACCAGACTCCGGGATGGCGGCGCCTGGCGTGACCGT GCCCCAGGCTGCGACCGCAGGTGTGGCTGAGGGCGAGGCCCCGCTGGGGGCGGCCGAGGTGCTGGACGGGCCGCCAGCCCTCCCCG AGCCTTGCAGCCTGGTGACCCGGCCCCCAGACCCAAGTCCCTCCAAGGCCCTGAGGTCGCCTCCACCCTGGCCTCCCCGCTCCTGgcagccaccctcccctctggtgagCAAAGAGGTTCAGAGCTgccggggccaggctgggcccctGATGGAGGGGGCCGACTCGGCCATGACACTGGACACCAG GTCTGCGTCCGGATGTGATGTGGAAGATGGGGCGTCCTTCCTGCTGAGCGCCAGTCCCGACTGGTGGCTGG GGTCTCTGGAGGGCAGAGGCGCCAGTGTCCCTTCTCGGAGCATGGCCAGGAGCGGCCTGCTggacagggcagagcccagctTCCTGACAGACGTCGGGCCCGGCTCCCAGGAGCTCCCAGACGGCCCCCTGGAACCCTGGGGCTCGGACGCCGGctgccccagcctggccctgcgGGATGAGGTGGACAGCATCTTCCCCGACTTCTTTCCCTGCtag
- the SOHLH1 gene encoding spermatogenesis- and oogenesis-specific basic helix-loop-helix-containing protein 1 isoform X2 yields the protein MASRGAEPGAGGCGAQGCREDKAPERAGSGLPRNVLSERERRKRISVSCERLRALLPRFDGRREDMASVLEMSVQFLRLAGDLVPSQEPPAAALAPSKETWHRWQRDVLQLALSSPTSAGAPDSGMAAPGVTVPQAATAGVAEGEAPLGAAEVLDGPPALPEPCSLVTRPPDPSPSKALRSPPPWPPRSWQPPSPLVSKEVQSCRGQAGPLMEGADSAMTLDTRSASGCDVEDGASFLLSASPDWWLGSLEGRGASVPSRSMARSGLLDRAEPSFLTDVGPGSQELPDGPLEPWGSDAGCPSLALRDEVDSIFPDFFPC from the exons ATGGCGTCCCGGGGAGCTGAGCCAGGCGCTGGGGGGTGCGG TGCCCAGGGCTGCCGCGAAGACAAGGCGCCCGAGCGTGCGGGCTCTGGCCTCCCGCGGAACGTGCTCAGCGAGCGGGAGCGCAG GAAGCGGATCTCTGTGAGCTGCGAGCGCCTGCGGGCCCTGCTGCCCCGCTTTGATGGCCGGCGGGAGGACATGGCCTCGGTCCTGGAGATGTCGGTGCAGTTCCTGCGGCTGGCCGGCGACCTGGTGCCCAGCCAGGAGCCGCCCGCCGCC GCTCTCGCTCCGTCCAAGGAGACGTGGCACAGGTGGCAGAGGGACGTTTTGCAGCTGGCCCTGTCAAGTCCGACCTCAGCAGGGGCACCAGACTCCGGGATGGCGGCGCCTGGCGTGACCGT GCCCCAGGCTGCGACCGCAGGTGTGGCTGAGGGCGAGGCCCCGCTGGGGGCGGCCGAGGTGCTGGACGGGCCGCCAGCCCTCCCCG AGCCTTGCAGCCTGGTGACCCGGCCCCCAGACCCAAGTCCCTCCAAGGCCCTGAGGTCGCCTCCACCCTGGCCTCCCCGCTCCTGgcagccaccctcccctctggtgagCAAAGAGGTTCAGAGCTgccggggccaggctgggcccctGATGGAGGGGGCCGACTCGGCCATGACACTGGACACCAG GTCTGCGTCCGGATGTGATGTGGAAGATGGGGCGTCCTTCCTGCTGAGCGCCAGTCCCGACTGGTGGCTGG GGTCTCTGGAGGGCAGAGGCGCCAGTGTCCCTTCTCGGAGCATGGCCAGGAGCGGCCTGCTggacagggcagagcccagctTCCTGACAGACGTCGGGCCCGGCTCCCAGGAGCTCCCAGACGGCCCCCTGGAACCCTGGGGCTCGGACGCCGGctgccccagcctggccctgcgGGATGAGGTGGACAGCATCTTCCCCGACTTCTTTCCCTGCtag